A stretch of Henckelia pumila isolate YLH828 chromosome 4, ASM3356847v2, whole genome shotgun sequence DNA encodes these proteins:
- the LOC140863062 gene encoding uncharacterized protein isoform X2 yields MEEQGQGGAGAVVSGVEQYWWWAAASAAQLGWGISSFRKGHAGDSRLMPFKAFSVASLFVGASACAAIASLRASGIHST; encoded by the exons ATGGAAGAGCAAGGACAAGGCGGAGCGGGAGCCGTCGTGAGTGGGGTGGAGCAGTACTGGTGGTGGGCCGCCGCCAGCGCAGCTCAATTAGGGTGGGGGATCTCCTCATTCAGAAAAGGACACGCCGGAGACTCGCGTCTGATGCCCTTTAAGGCTTTCTCAGTCGCCTCCCTCTTCGTCGGCGCCTCCGCCTGCGCCGCCATTGCTTCTCTCCGAGCTTCCGGCATCCATTCT ACATGA
- the LOC140863062 gene encoding uncharacterized protein isoform X1, whose amino-acid sequence MEEQGQGGAGAVVSGVEQYWWWAAASAAQLGWGISSFRKGHAGDSRLMPFKAFSVASLFVGASACAAIASLRASGIHSVEDMKVVGANIRTGLGVRPREGNGRGP is encoded by the exons ATGGAAGAGCAAGGACAAGGCGGAGCGGGAGCCGTCGTGAGTGGGGTGGAGCAGTACTGGTGGTGGGCCGCCGCCAGCGCAGCTCAATTAGGGTGGGGGATCTCCTCATTCAGAAAAGGACACGCCGGAGACTCGCGTCTGATGCCCTTTAAGGCTTTCTCAGTCGCCTCCCTCTTCGTCGGCGCCTCCGCCTGCGCCGCCATTGCTTCTCTCCGAGCTTCCGGCATCCATTCT GTAGAAGACATGAAGGTGGTGGGTGCAAATATAAGGACAGGATTAGGAGTACGTCCTAGAGAAGGCAACGGCAGAGGGCCATGA
- the LOC140863061 gene encoding probable mitochondrial import inner membrane translocase subunit TIM21 isoform X2 has protein sequence MWALLKFHFWPQKDLKSVIFPKGLHIELVVNQCIQRRDHRARRNAIIYQSPFQLAMSGRENMRTACLVRCLSSGTTESTRKKESETQKNISTIEDPFDAPTYNIPEKPVTFTEGASYSLIILAGLGIAGAAAYGVFKELIFEPKEYKIFGKALERIQNDSQVRVRIGTPVTGYGSESRNRAARQHIPNTKWTDEDDVEHVVVNFQIRGPNGAGKVYAEMFKDKADKQWKFMYLIVEVTSPSPAQLMLESYVPA, from the exons gtTACATATCGAATTGGTGGTTA ATCAATGTATCCAACGCAGAGATCACAGGGCCAGGCGAAATGCTATTATCTATCAGTCCCCATTTCAACTTGCCATGAGTGGCAGAGAAAATATGAGAACTGCTTGTCTTGTTAGATGCCTTTCATCCGGAACTACCGAGTCTACTAGGAAAAAAGAATCTGAG ACTCAAAAAAATATATCCACCATCGAGGATCCCTTTGATGCTCCGACATATAATATCCCAGAGAAGCCGGTGACATTTACAGAAGGAGCTTCATACAGTCTTATCATTCTTGCAGGGCTTGGCATTGCTGGGGCTGCAGCGTATGGGGTTTTCAAGGAACTGATATTTGAACCAAAAGA GTACAAAATATTCGGGAAGGCTCTTGAACGGATTCAGAATGACAGTCAA GTCAGGGTTAGAATTGGAACCCCAGTTACAGGTTATGGATCAGAAAGTAGGAATCGTGCTGCCCGACAACATATACCCAATACTAAATGGACTGACGAAGATGACGTTGAACATGTTGTG GTTAATTTCCAAATCCGTGGTCCAAACGGGGCTGGCAAAGTTTATGCAGAGATGTTTAAAGACAAGGCGGACAAGCAGTGGAAGTTCATGTACCTAATTGTTGAAGTCACATCGCCTTCACCAGCTCAACTAATGCTCGAGTCTTATGTTCCAGCGTGA
- the LOC140863741 gene encoding uncharacterized protein encodes MASTVPAKSQPLHNFNLPHLKWNKDGHSNAHHQRRRSVKSPLRRPNPSPVSPLRHSPLRDSVSASPLGDSASPLAFESTDKLLKRSKVGGGESSNQSSEGVWTKQSLMGGDSVKKLPIRGDSVRQSSKREFAAESEALGENKGCLIEYRRNHSKNPSRVSIKNGAYASNSERAEEKPGKKQKVIDGGSNTVNKSKILIKIPPKNKSEEDGSILEGLRELDINDDGDETRVVEEEGKTGNNIDEETKIWNLRPRKPINKCVNMNGDGARIIASAMSDKNKAHSPSRNQTNRSGEIEGNCGGGGGGEKKVKKKLSVLIALTKEEIEEDIFSMTGSKPARRPRKRAKNVQKQVDFVFPGMWLVSITPDSYKVSENCLKG; translated from the exons ATGGCCTCTACGGTTCCAGCCAAGTCCCAGCCGCTGCATAATTTCAATCTGCCTCATCTCAAGTGGAACAAGGACGGCCACTCCAATGCCCACCACCAGCGCCGCCGCTCCGTCAAATCGCCGTTAAGGAGGCCTAATCCGTCTCCCGTGTCCCCACTCCGTCATTCTCCCTTGCGAGATTCCGTTTCGGCGTCACCCTTGGGCGATTCTGCGTCGCCGTTAGCGTTTGAGTCTACGGATAAGTTGCTGAAACGGTCTAAGGTCGGTGGCGGAGAATCTTCTAACCAGTCTTCTGAAGGCGTATGGACGAAACAGTCGCTGATGGGTGGCGACTCGGTCAAGAAGTTACCGATCCGTGGTGACTCTGTGAGGCAATCTTCAAAGCGTGAGTTTGCTGCTGAATCGGAGGCTTTGGGGGAGAATAAAGGTTGTTTGATTGAGTACAGGAGGAACCATTCGAAGAATCCTTCGCGTGTAAGCATAAAGAATGGTGCTTATGCATCAAATTCTGAACGAGCGGAGGAGAAACCGGGAAAGAAGCAGAAAGTGATAGATGGCGGATCAAACACagttaataaatcaaaaatctTGATCAAAATTCCTCCCAAGAACAAATCTGAAGAAGACGGTAGTATATTGGAGGGACTGAGGGAGCTCGACATTAATGATGACGGGGATGAGACTCGCGTGGTGGAAGAAGAGGGAAAGACGGGTAATAATATCGATGAAGAAACAAAGATTTGGAATTTGAGGCCGCGAAAGCCTATCAACAAGTGCGTCAATATGAACGGAGATGGGGCAAGAATTATTGCATCGGCTATGTCTGATAAGAATAAAGCTCATTCACCCTCGAGGAATCAGACCAATAGATCAGGGGAAATTGAAGGGAAttgcggtggaggtggagggggggaaaagaaagtgaagaaaaaacTCAGTGTTTTGATTGCCTTGACCAAGGAGGAGATCGAAGAGGATATTTTCTCTATGACTGGATCAAAGCCAGCGAGGAGGCCCAGGAAGAGGGCCAAGAACGTACAGAAACAAGTGGAT TTTGTATTTCCTGGAATGTGGTTGGTATCTATAACTCCGGATTCGTACAAAGTGTCCGAGAATTGTCTTAAG GGTTAG